The Leishmania braziliensis MHOM/BR/75/M2904 complete genome, chromosome 28 region CCGAGCTTTGCTTCATCCTTTACCAACTCAGCGTGGAGCAGGGCGAAGCGGTCCGTGTCAAGGTGCTTGGCGTACGGGGTTATCTCAGCTAGCGCGCTCTTCACCTGATCTCGTACCACCGACACCGGAACAGTGCTGCTCATCTTCGATAAGACTGGCTCCAATTTCGTGATGAGCAGCTCGTAAAAGTCGCCGTAGCCGACCAATAGAAAGGCGTTTACCAGTCGCAGCACCTCGTGCAGCTGAAACTCCTCCCGTATAAGCCGAAGCACCGCCGTGTTGGTGAAGATGAGGGCGCGGTGCACGACGACCGGAAGCGTGTCAAACGTCGCTCGCTCCGCCTCGGCAATGAGTGACGGGTCCATCCTCCATTGCttggcgcggcagcagcggcagatgaAGCGGATGTTCTTCGTCACGAGCAAGATGTCCTGCGCTACGATCTCTGGGACGGTTCGCGGCAGCATCTCTGTGCTAAGGACGTACTTCGCCACCCAAAAGTTCTCCGCCGCGTCGTCGATGCCGTCCACCGGCACAATGTAGAACTCGTGCATCGGGTCACACACGTCTCCCTTCGTTATGCTCTCTACCGTCATGTGCAACAGTGGACTCACCGTCTCGATGTAGATATCGTGGAGCAGAGAGGCAAGGCGATGCGAGCCGTGCtggacgagctgctgcattCTGGATGCCAACTCCCCACCCTTAACGTGCTGCGTCTCACGGAGGACGCAGTCCATTGCCCACAGCTTGGGATGCACGCGCTTGTAGGCGACAACGAGGTCGCccatgcgcagcggtgggctGCGTCGTTCGCGCAGCATCGACACGAGATAGTGGTACTGCGTTAGctgccggcgcagcgcactgCGCAGACTCTGCTGAAGAAATGAGTCGCCGGTGGAGCTTGGCTGGCGGAGTGCCACGTCGATGTGCCGCGCTAGCACACCGCACTCTTGAAACACCTCAgcagcctgctgctgcacggcgcCACACGTGTCCGGTGCCAGTCGATACACGTCGGCGCTGGGGTCGTAGGTGAAGTACTGAGTATGGCTTACGCCCATCCACATGAACAGTACGTCGGCGTAGAAGAGGTCGTCCTCGATGGGTTGGCCGCCACTTCGCGTGGCCTTGGCACTGGTGAGTCGATCAACGGAGTTGAAGTTGCCTGGGTGCGCCAGCCCCCCTGACGGGTCGCAGCGGGTTGTCGTCATGCTGGTGGAAGCGCCAATGCTAGGCAACGACCCTCTCCGGTAGTCCGCCAGACTTCCTTCTCGACTGCCgttctgccgcagcgcgccgGATGCGCCAAACAGTTTTCCAGGGAGCTCATGGTCTGCCGGCAGAGGACGGGGAAGCGCAGCGCTCGAGGTGGCGTCGCTCGACTCCTTGGAAGTCGATGTCGCGACAGGGTAGAACGGAATGGCACGCGACCCACCAGAGCTGCCCACCGTCATGTCCCGGCGAGGCAGCGCAAATTCGTTCGATcgcggcagcgacaacgaCAGGGATGGCCTGCTAGTGCCTGCAGCTTCAagcacggcggtggtgtgggtACTTCGCGGGGTAGCTGTAGGGAGCTGCTCGGCAAATGAGGAGTTCCCCGCTCTCGAGTCGCCTGTGGCCTGCGCCGGCGAAACGGTGTCGCGCGGCGAGGACATGATGCACCCACACAACGCCTTGGtgaagaaagggagggggggggggagagcggaAAGGAGACAAGGCAAATCTCGACTGGCGCACAACGGCGACTGCAGGTGGCACTGAAGTAAGtgaccagcagcagcagcactagcGATGACGAGAGTCGATACGAACGCGAGGCTCTCTGAGGTATCACTGCGGTCAGTGAATGGCGATGTGATACCACGCTTGCAGTAAGATGCGTGTACCACGTGTCGTcaccctttccttttctatGCTAGTGCCGCTGGTTGCCGCAGTGATAGGTCAGCCGGCTGGTGTATtgcgctgcgcgtgtgtgtatgctgAGCTGTGTCAGTGTTCGATTCAACGCGCGAGGAGTGGGTACAGCCATGATGGTGGTTAGGGCATACCGTAGAGTaaaaagcagcagcggtggacgGTAGGGGCGGGGAAGGTCCGCAGCACATCAACTTCGCGGCACACGGCGTCATGCGGCAGGACACACGCACCAAGAGAGgccactgtgtgtgtgtgtgtgtgtgtgtgtgtgtgtggatgagGCTCTCTTACTCAGTTT contains the following coding sequences:
- a CDS encoding putative gamma-tubulin complex subunit, with the translated sequence MWMGVSHTQYFTYDPSADVYRLAPDTCGAVQQQAAEVFQECGVLARHIDVALRQPSSTGDSFLQQSLRSALRRQLTQYHYLVSMLRERRSPPLRMGDLVVAYKRVHPKLWAMDCVLRETQHVKGGELASRMQQLVQHGSHRLASLLHDIYIETVSPLLHMTVESITKGDVCDPMHEFYIVPVDGIDDAAENFWVAKYVLSTEMLPRTVPEIVAQDILLVTKNIRFICRCCRAKQWRMDPSLIAEAERATFDTLPVVVHRALIFTNTAVLRLIREEFQLHEVLRLVNAFLLVGYGDFYELLITKLEPVLSKMSSTVPVSVVRDQVKSALAEITPYAKHLDTDRFALLHAELVKDEAKLGWDTFVMTMPVSSPLNNIFDNGAMRVYRRLFRLMFRVKVAEVALKKAWRQNVVLDRLISSVQRTVQERSAWREVAADAHLLGLQLNHFVNNLWSYLVAEVCTVAQDLLLKAVAQCASMDDIRTAHNTYLAYLTQRSLLHTDCATIRMNVENILTIVREYCGSQALLASLLQRGSGDLSTVKRQYQGLTDDFHREMSSLLTTLEEQHVNFDFLNFLLLRLNFNRFYHDTSDMADNTEF